The Dermacentor variabilis isolate Ectoservices unplaced genomic scaffold, ASM5094787v1 scaffold_13, whole genome shotgun sequence region CGCGTGCTTCACGTTAGGTTAAAGGAATACTGAAGTATACTGACACGAAAATTTTGTGTCCCAAGGGCGGATCCCTTATTCCACCATAAATGACGCAAGTATTGCTTGCCTTTCTGAGCGACAAACATTGCAGATGCAGCACACCGCCACCACAAAAAGTTACACCAACTGGATGAAACAAAATGTTGACTGGACATGTATGCTCGCAAAGTGACACTAATCGGACGTTCGCACAATTCACATCAATACACTCCAATTTATTCGGTAAGTTCGAACCTATGCCTTTTTTTTGGCTTTTTATGTCCGGAGACTAAACGAGATCAAAAAGAACTGTTTGTTTTTCCAAAATTCTCAGTttcttgccgaaacgttggcatctTTAGCCAATGCCAACTGAGTGTTCGAGAAAATCTCTGCGTGCTTAAATTGTACAGCACCGGCTGCGCGACAGCACATATGCGCGCAACTTTACGCCAAGGACGAAGGAAGGAAGTcagcaaatttatagcatttaattaaccccTTCGtgcaagcttcgcttcacatagattcgaaGATGTGCATTGGGCGTAATATATTTGTGTATTTTCGGTATATGTGTGCTGTTATATGAAGACGCGAATAACCGTTCAAAACTTTAACCGTGCCTTGGGACAGCCGGTGATAGTGCACCCTGTATTCTCAATTACGCGCTGGTAGTATGCgaaggtataaataaataaaataaataaagaaaagcccGTGAATACGGTGAGCAAGCGCTGCTTTTGTTCGTTTCATTTCTGTGCCGTATACGTTTTGTTGTTCGTTGTAAACCAACTATGCCAAAAATAGAAACTTGAGGACGAGGCCAGTACATACAGCCAAATGATACCGCTCACCTTCGCAGCGAGTTTTGCACGCCTCTAGACGGACGAAGCTGTCCCAGTATCCCGAACAGAATCCGTACCCCGTCTTCTTGCAGCGTCCCGCATCGACGTCGAAGTAGTAGCGATCCTGGACTCCGTCGCGGCAGCGTTCCGCACCCAGCGGGTCGCGACAGGGATCTGTGAACGTACGCTCTGCTCGGAATCTCTGCGAGGTCGACAGCGAAAATTCTTCTCCGTCACGTATCGCCGCCATCTcaatgagagagagagcgggACGCCCGGAGGCTGCTTTCGCGACATACGAATATGCCTGATGATATTTCAAAATAGAAGCTAATTAAAGCCTGTGTAAGTACCCACTATCAAAAGCGCATTTTTTTTCATCAACTGGATTACTTATACAGTTGGACTTTGACTCGCCCGAGGTATAAGCGTCATATTAGCTAATTAGCATAGTTACACGGATTAATGGTATATTTATACGCATCAGGGCGCATCTCCCAATCGGGGAACTAAAGTCGAGCAGTGATACAGTCACGTGCATTCAGCTAAAATCTTCTCCCAACCAACTATTGCAAGAAAGGCCACCTTAAATTATGTGGTGGAATGCATTAATGCAATGGTGAGTCATCGGCAACGTTACACCGCCTGTGATAACGTgaaactggtcgcatttaccactgggtgctacgcgTCCATACTGCTCCGCCCTATTGATCGAGGCAGATGCGTAACCACCTAATATGAAGATGTCCTGGCTCACAATCTAGACGCTCGCGTCACTTACGGCAAGCCGGCCTCTGCCACAACGTCACCATCAGCTGTGGGCATCGGATGCGTGATAACAGATGctacaaaacactgcttcaattcacgCACAACAAAGGCCTCCCTGTGCACATATAATAAACATATACACACCAAGAGTTATGACTTAACGACAAGtctctatcgcaataaaaaaagagaaaataatgcTATAATGTTCCAATAGCTCTTATCAGCCACGCGGAATAAAATGTAGTTGGCCAAATCCACCTACTATAATAAGATCTGGTACTTCCAAAAAAGGAGCGGGAGTTGGTTTCCATTGCGGGAGTCCATTTCCAAAAGCTGCAATGATCCCAGTGCCCTCACGGGGACGATTACATATGAAGAACACTTCAGTTGCAGTTTGTGTTTCACGGATGCAGAGTTAGAAATTTTGCGCACGTTCAGTGCAGGCGTCGCTTCCGCATATACTTGAGGACTCGTTACACTGTGttatataccactgcaatttctTCGTTCTTAGCGAAAACTTCGGAATGTTTACTTATGATCTCATTTTTTTCCTGCATGCAGGTGTCTTTGTAGCTCCAGCACAAGCTGTAACGTTAAGTGGCAATGAAAATGTGCATGTGCTATTGTTATTTAAATGTACAGTTGTGGTACAGTTTTTTGACATCTTTTGTCTGCACGCAAATACACCCTACCCCTTTCCAGTATAAGTTGCTGTTACAGTAATTTTTTATAACAAAGAAAAGAACGCAGATACTGACTTTGACATTCGTCGATACATTCTTTGTACGAAGCAAAGTTGTTCTGGTTGCCGTCGCAGCCATTGTAGGTGAACAGTTCACAAAAGCCGGAAGTGACATTGAAGAAAAAACGCTGAAGCTTTTCATCGCACCTGCCCTCATCTGGCGGTAGCTTGCACTTGGCTGGAAACGACCAACAAAGAGAGAACAAATATACATTATTATTGTGTTGTACATTACCTGTGCCCCATTCATCCTACGGCCCCTCATAGCAGGACTAAAAGAGGGTAGACAAAATCTTAGGTGTTGATTCCCATGGTACCCCCGCTGTCAAGCACAGTCTTAACTGAGGAGTAGGCGCTCGAAAGCATTTAGTAGACGTCGCATGATCCCGAAGGAACAATTACCCTTTAAGCTCTTGAAATGCGGAGAAAGGAGTACACGTGGTTTAACTGGATGAATCAACTCTCCCTGACGACGGATTAGTAAGTGAACTTCAATTCGGCTGTGATGTTACACCGCCACGAAATGTAGGCATTCTACTGAAATACTCCTGACGTATTTAATGTGGCTTTTCTTGAGCGCCTATAGACGGCCTGCAAACCTAAGGCCTCATATATTTTGTCGACAACATCTACAGGCTTTGCTTAAGCAACACACTCGTAAgataatgaaaaacaaataaactaTATCGAATAACTTATAAACTCTAGATTTATGCGTAGTCTGTGGACTCTTTATTCTCAAAATATCGAAGCACTAAACATGCATAGCAATCCTGCTAAAGCATGTAGGCTGTTTAAAGAACGTGTCTACATTCATATGTATAATGCTAGAACAAAATGTTTATTACGTGACAACTGAGCGGTTTACGTTTAATTCGCTCAAACATTGCACCGGCAAAAGATTGCGGCAGTAACTGTTAGTTCTATATTAACACGAGTACATAGCTTTTCTTTTTGACGGTGACTGTTTTTCGCTGGATTGTCGCTGCTATCGATTTGTCTGTCGTCACGGTCAAGACACAACTATtgcttcagaatttttttttatgtgttcgCGGATTCTGTTCCGTAAACCTTATTTAATCAGTTCACGCGCACGAAGTCGATTATGTTGTCGATTCTTTAGTGTGAACGAGAACGAGTGATTATACTGGAATGCACTGTGATACTTCTATAAATAGCAGGCGGGCTTCACCCGTCAGTTCTGATTTCGAGGAGCGATGACTATGTTCACCGCTGTAGTAGTTCTTTCAGTGttgcttttttttgggggggggggtgtggcaGAAGTCTCGCTAATGAATAGTTAGATTGGTAACTCACAGTTTTCGCAGTGTCTGGTTTTTTAGCGTCACCCATGTGTCGTGCAAGTAATAATTCAATAATGGTCCTTAAATTGCGTAAAATTTGAATAATTGATGTTTAAAATTTACTTGTACATTTCAAAGTTGTGGGGCTGACACGCAACACAGCTGAACAACATTTCCGAGCAACAACACAAAACGGCAATGCACTTTTTCAACAAATTATTGCAAagccatggaaaaaaaaaacattatgcacACGCATTAATCGCGCGGTGGGTGCAGGACTGCATCGACAAATTTATTATAGTAAACCTAGTACAAACTTAGGCAATGTGAATAGTGAATAGCATGCGGTTGTCCTGGCG contains the following coding sequences:
- the LOC142566658 gene encoding boophilin-H2-like, producing MAAIGSPEPDQEKASIEESVREKAKCKLPPDEGRCDEKLQRFFFNVTSGFCELFTYNGCDGNQNNFASYKECIDECQNPCRDPLGAERCRDGVQDRYYFDVDAGRCKKTGYGFCSGYWDSFVRLEACKTRCEDVCSKPMDPGTCHAKLHRFYYDRQENRCLPFVYTGCLGNGNRFHTRAMCNKMCRRGCD